TATCGTGTTGGAGGCTTCACAATGACCAGAATTGGTGAAATTCGTTTTGAGGGAGTTGATATTATAGAGTTTTAGGGCtgattttccttatttttataaatacatataggtacctactcaacattttctttttcaaaaattttcgaaaaatcaattttaattgctaaatttttggttactgagcacctacttacttactctttctaaaaatcgcgaCTTCGTTCAAATCTATGGCGAACATTTTAGGTAGATAGTCCCTTTTCAGGAAGGTATACCTACCTGACTCCAACGCAAATTACCGTAAAGTCCTCAAGAATGTGAGAGAAAGGGGAAGGGGTCCCAATATTTCTTAGCACTCAAACGTCGTCTGcttcaaaactaatttcaccgTTCGAATCGCATCAAAATCTGATTCGAAAGCACtcattgaagtttttaaaaaagctgaaagtgaaattttccatcTAAAAGctcatgtttcaaaatttggccctgTATGTGCGAGTGAGTTGTAGGCTTCAAAAGTATGTAGAGAATGTCATCACTGTCATCAGAGTACTCGTAACATAGACTGATTTAAAGTATAAAATATTAGTCAAAACgagataatttttgaagtattttttttaagtgTTCCTTTCaggttatgaaaaattgaaaatcgtgtaaATTTAGGAAGGTGGTTTATGGTCAATTGGTCATAATGATCTAAAACTGTAATAACTCTCTATAAAGCcttaaaatttgatcgaaaattggTTCTGTAAATCAAAATATGGTActtctaaaatttcatgaattcgaaaaaattattcgaaaatgaaTAGATTTTTATTAGAAAACCTACATAAATGAGAATGCTTACGCTAACGATTGATGAGTACTtgtcacttttcaattttttgtggtacTTACATATCTTGCCCAAAATacggtaagtaggtatacttatacttGTAAttagtttgaactttgaagttgaTAATTATAAGCAAAGTTCATCAAGTTTATAAAATACGTGCCTACCTATCTAATCTATTCAAATTAACAAATTTCTTCCAGtaaaaattagataggtactgtTGAAATTCTTTTCAGTGTTTCATACGTACCTACTCCTACAAATACGTATTTCAGTAGGCTACATTTTTAAGACTCACATGTGTATTTGGCGCCAAatagatttatttatttagcgCCAACAGCACATGGTTACAATAAGATAATGTTTTCTGTATTTCACGGATAAAATGTAGCGGTCAACTGCCTTGGCagtagtgttgggcaaattcgcgaatattctttttttgcttgcgcatgcgcaagaatatgcgcatattcttgcgcatattccgcagattcttttcaaaaaattagaacattattgcttagtttagagataatcggaaactttccaaatttccattgaaaaggattcaaattattaaggaaaattggaaatttataaagaaaagtagatgtaaaacttgtaaattgtggaaaattgtagaaaaaacttcaaattttttgaaaaaagtcatgatttttatttttttgagagaatattctccaggcatttgagaatattcgcgaatattcgcgaatattctcagattatgcgcattgagaatattctcaggccaacactactTGGCAGACACTCATCAATCAGCTGGGCACATTACAGCTTAGATAGAGGGTGTAAGGGATGGTTAAGGGATGAATGAAATTGCATACCAATGCTATACATATGCTGCAGTCAGCAGTGTACAACTTCACAATAACCTTAGGTAGTTTACATTTacacaatagaaaaaaaaaaaaaaatctcttggTTACTGTGAATATTCCAATATAAAGAGAGAGAACAATAAATGAAACAGAATAGGAACGAATACCTGCTTCTCCAGTGTGTGTCAGGCCACACTCTCTAAAGAAACAACCAGTTTAATGTACaagggatttttaaaaagacgaGCAGAAAGCACAAACTGGCTGAAAACCTTTCCGAGGGAATTTATTCCCTCCTCGTAGCTGGATGGTTGGCTGCCTTTCGTTTGTCTCTACTGCGTAGTGCTACTTTCACAATATCGTAAATAATACTGTGGACCAAAGTAGGTAGTGCCGCACAAATTACTGCAGGTAGGATAGCGTGATAGCTCGAATGCCTCGTATCTAGGACACTTTGGCAGAGAATGTCAATGTCATTGTGAAAATAACAACACCCCTATCTTATCGAGCAGAACAGAAGCCTTGAAAGGTGATTAAGGTGAAAGTGTTCCTCTTGAGATGTGCTATGTTCACAGCACATACGGAACATAGACGAACGAACGGGTGATTCAAATGTTCGATCACTGAACGTTCGATCTGAACGTTTAACGTTATCGTTTTCGACGTTTTCCCATTTTATTTTAGTAACATTTTAGTTTAGGTACTTAGCGATTCAGCGAATTagtgtaaataaataattaataaatcatcGAAACAGAATGTATTGATTGGTATTGATGATTTGACAATTGATTTCgtgtttccaattttccaaaagtcagAATCAGAAACATCAAATATTTGCCATGTGATCTCTGGTCTGATAAGACGTGATAACACAACAGAAAATCATTTCATGTGTCATAAGGACGATAAAAGGATAAAACATATTTGCAGATTATTTGTCAGCTGCCCAATTAGGTATCTATCAACTTTTGACTGAAGAAATGAAGAGCAACTTGATCTTCGTACTGACTCTGTTTAATGTTTTGTGAAATGGAAGGTGAATTTTGCGATGTGGTTTGCgatcatttttttagatgagTAAATAGCTTTGGACATCTTTGAAATACTGTTTGTCATTTCGGCATCTCTGAAACGAACTTGTTTCACGATGCTTTCTGGTTAGTCATTACTTACTTATTAGGGTTGTTGTAAGACTTGTAATCGTAACTGGGTGATTACGAGCACTTGGGTGAGAGATGATAAACAAACATATACTTGGTTGTTAATTCTTCGGGTATTAGGTACAAAGAAAGAAGTTGACTGTGTTTATTTATTCTTcctttaataaataaaataaaattcataaattactTCATTACCTTCATTCAAtagaaaattgttttgttttgataatATGAAAACTAAAGTAAACATTACGAGCCGAATCACTTGTTCGAACAAAAAGAACGAATATTGCATGATTCTTCAGGGTCGTGTTCCGTATGTGCTGTGAACATAGCACATCTCGTTTCTCTTGAGTCTTGACTCTTCGCTGTTCTCTTGTTTCGTTCTCACCTTCTTACTCTTCTAACCTAACTTCCTCTTACTTCTTTTACGAATACGAAAAGTGTACTAAGCCTTGCGAGTGAGAAAATTATTGTTGTATTATATTGTATTTGCGATGGGTCTCACTGAAACTAATAACCCTCCTAAGGAGCCCACTATCGTGATGAAATCACTGAGATCGATAATTCATTTTATGGGTAAGAAATATTTCTTTTGTGTTTTAGTGATTCTCTCTACTAATAGCGAAATAATCTATTAGTTGTCCTGTAAGAAATAAGAGTTGGGCCATCTTTGATCCACCATACTCCATGTTCATGATATCGTGTTGTATTGCTGTTGCAGGTAGTCCACGTGCTTACGTATTGCTCGTTGTAGGCGCTATTGGATTTCAAACATACGATTTATTCGCTCAGAAACGGACGGATGTTCCTCTTCAAAAGGAAGTGATTGACATTCCAAAAAATACGGTCAAAGAAGGTTCAGTTCCACGTCGTTGAATATAATTGAGATTGAGTTTATTTGTAGTTTGACATTGAGATGTGTTCACCGGTGTATTCATATTCAATGTTGTCTTTTATTTCGTTGCAAGATTTACATATAATCAAATTTTGTGTAatgatatattttcaatttcatattacATGAAGATTATCACGGGATATATtgtgtgaacattttttaaaagctgctgatgaaatattttgcatGAGAGAAGTAATAGGTTTGCAGGGTCAGGGTCAGGGTCAGAATATTACAAACCTTTGTCAACTCGAAAAAAGAGTATGAAGTCGGTTTGtcttcaatattattttgagACTACTTTCAAAACTTCGCATTTTTATGTATGAAATTGTTCAGTGCGGCGATTTGCTaaaggaaaattcaatttcaatatttcactaTTCAAActtattgatgtttttttttcgttatcgATTCGGATACTCAAGAGTGAAAGTAACACGTCGTCCTTGAACGAATTTCcagtgaaattatttatttcaacagcttttaataataatttcagcAAAGATTTTATTATCAGCAGTTAAGTTTCTAGCAGCACTAAATACTTCTTTCAGAAGTTAGTCAGCATGTCAGCAAATGAGCGAAATAGTATACGTTGTTCGATTACGCAAGATCGTTTCCACTTCTCCAGCAATATCATCTAATAGAATAATTGCGCATGGTTCATTTCATTCATAGTAACCAAAGtaatttaaaatcataaaatgccACAATGAAACATCTTTCAAGATATCATTCTGCGTCACTATTTCCCTcgtattgtttattttcaataagtaaTGGTGAATTGGTgatctatttcaattttctttcgattttgaaaacatgcaTAACAAATGTAGCCAACCGAAGCGATGAACGATTTTTTCTCCTAAATACGCCTAAATACTGTGTTCTACTATGTTCAACTCACCAGAAGCGCTAAATAAATACTacttctgtttttgtttttaaatattacataatttttgtagTTTGATCGAGATCACTTAAACAGTCGACTACGGGATTCAATTCTGTAGTTTTTTTTGCTGTATAATTTCGCCCAAGCAAATTTTACCTTAGACCTTATCTATACAACTATCGCGACTAATTTGCTTTGATCTCATTTTCAGATAGGTGGTTATGGAAGAGGACGAACTCCGCAGTAATTTTGTActgtaaattttgttttaaatacaATCTAACTATCTAAAATACATTCGTTTATTTCTTGACTTCATTCCAATCCAGAATAATTAGTGCACCGACCTGAATGAATACAAATATTTCTTATTAATTAAGTACACGATTAATTTATTAATAAGTACATTTTATTGGAGAAAATCAATGAAGCTACACTTAATACAAacacaaaattattcattctttACTAAACATACTTAAAATTCCAGGGACAATCTTTAAAATGAACTGAATATGAACAAACAAAGGAGAGAAATCGAGTACTTCTCTGTAATCAGCTCAATAGCAAAAACATCAAATGAACATTTGACTACATAGTACAAAATATCCAACTAGCGAAATCTAAAAACATGCGAAACGATATTGCCCTTTTTAATGAAATGAGTGTGCAACAACGAATGGTGatgtaaaatgaataaatggaATATAAACCTTCAAAACCGAAATATTAGTCAATTTATTTTAAGaacattgctaaaaattacaccaaatcTTGTCGTTTAATGTAAATGAAAAtccttgcacaaaattttaaatcattttgaaaaagaaagatttgaCTTTAATACAAAATAGGCTATCAGTACCGCACAAAGCATGTTTTagtaatacaaaaataaaagacTTAAAGTAGTAGACGCAAATATGATAAAATCATTTGTCTTCACACCATTCATTTTCTTTACGAACTTGTTCTTCTTCGGCCGGATTGAAATCGTTTTTGATATTGAACGTCTTGCGTATTTCTTCCGGTGTTTTACCTTTGATCATATTCGCTACGGTTTTACAAGTAACGTCCAACAATCCTTTGATATCCAAATAGTTCGCAGCCAAAATCAATTCAAATAGAGTACCTTGatctactttcaaaaaatcggaaTCCCAGCTCGATATATCGTCTgttcttttttctttgttttcttCATCTTCAGGAAGTGGTGGATCGTCTTTGTGATAAGTGGCCCATTGAATAACTTTACGTAGAATAGCTGAATTTACGTTCGGTAATGGAACAATTTCTTCGTCTCCTTCTTCCAGACCTAAATCTTCCACCATTGTTTTAATTGTGGCCGAACATTTAGCAACTTCGAAGTCGATGGTGAATATCTCATTGTCGCAACTTTGTAATTTGATGCTCGGcatactgaaattttaaatcaatgcgAGATCAGACGAGAATTAAATCAATACTAACGGTtacgaatatcaactttttcacgaaaatttacatcaatttcTATAAACGTCGACGAAAATTGCAACTATCACCATCGAAACTTTACATTCagcttttcacttttcagtatcttcaaccttcaaaaaaaaataaacagaacGGAATGAATGAATAATCGAATTCGCCATTTTAAAATGCTTCCTCTTTCGAGTTTCGTGCCTCTGCCTTCGTCATGACCGTGAAGTGGTAACGCCCGGTGCTCCGACTCGGTTGGCTAAACTGAGCTATTTCTGCTACTCGCAGATTAGCTGTGTCGCCGAGTGTTTATATACTCGGTGGCACAGCATCCAAATTAACTCAGCTCATTCAGCGTACAGCTTCTTATACGTTGCATGTCTTCGACTTCTCTTATAAATTCATTAGTGTTGTTCAAACACCCGGTTTCTCGGACAACCGGTTGTTTTGATAATATGATCCGGGTACCCGGGTGGCAACCGGTTCCgacctcaaaaattgatgaaaaatgaaaaaatcaagaaaaattgcgatttttaaGCTAAATTTAGCGAAATGTCGATGTTTTAATTCAAAGACGACGCGAATCTACAAATTATTACTGCCGAAAATCCGAAAtgtcaaataaataattttcttagcgaatattgaattttgataaaaaatcgcgGACATTCCTAATTTCACAACAttcatttactttttcaatgaaatttcaaaccggTTGCGAATCCGGGTACCCGGTTGCTCCCCAACCGGGTGCAAATTTTATGGTGCAACCGGTTGACCCGGTTGTTTGAGCAACACTAAAATTCAtcgaattaaaataaataaaaataattcttcgAAATTGACCTATTATAGGCAAATATTGAAATTGTATTATATACCAGCGAAATgtttgttttaattaaattcCATCGAAGATAAATTGTATATATAATTTTCCTTGTGatattatatgtatattatatttcATCTCCCACGAACCAACCCTGAGTTTTTATTTGTCTCAAaggtaaatgaataaaatctgtAGCTCTCTGAGTGCAGTACTGTTATTTTAATTACTCTCCGACTGAGCTAGAATCAGAGATGgggcgattcgaatcgcggaaATGAATcgcggatcaattttgaatcggattcagaatcggattcagaatcggattcaaaataaaaatgaatcgtgaaaatttgaatCCGATTCACAACTTTAGCTGAATCGCACTGtcgcgattcaattttttgcgattcaccaattttttccaattttttattttttttcttcaaggaaTGTTTTTgacagggatggaaagctagccgaaagctaaaagctgaaagttgaaaGCCAAaggaagtttgggattttttaaagctaaaagctatagccaaaagctttattttttcagctttctttcagctttttacCTTTTCTTGCAAGTTTCTCTGGttaagtttcagtttcagttttttgtaattgtaatattagtccggcatatgacaataggagtaattgcaccccccccctccccgccgatcaaacgggacaaattttttcttaaaggggacaccctaaggaacatttcaaagcaaactcgcccaaaaaaaagttggccttacttacaaaatggcggccattttgattcacaggtcagctgaaatcgcagattttgcgtttcaacttcaacataggactagcatgaaatttttcaaactttacaaaggtaaatcgaaagatcatgctaaaatttatcacctgtcaaaatttcaagtgctaaaatgcgtttttcgatttttggtgaatttttgaaaatcaaattcaggccaaaaatgagggaaaaaatcaaaattttaccaaattgaccaagaaagttgaaatttgagatataccctattttcgacatgccaaatcgattggaaacggtttcaaccagttttgagtagttctgaagcctccagcagatttttaaaactcgaaattcccacaaaattccatcaaattgaagttgtaaagctaaactttattctaaaaactaatttcaatacgctacgaaggaCTGCAGGTgactttcaagtcgttttggagcctccagcgactttttgaaaggttgtatggcgtttttttggaaaattgaaatttcctaaaagtagctggaagcttcaaaaccatttgaaaccaccatgtagtctgcgaagtaaatttcagcttgccaactccatttgataaattaatgttggggaaatttcaagtttcaaaaatctgctggaggctctggtaattttcaaaaaagtcgctgaaggctctaaaatgacttgaacccacctgaagtcgtcttcagatggtgttaaaattggagtgtagagtaaatttcagctttccatctccatttgatgaaattttgtgaaaattcaaagtttcaaaaatcttctggaggcttcaagaattttcaaaaagtcgctggaggctccaaaacgacttgaaattcatttgcagtactttgtagcgtattgaaattagtttttagaataaagtttagctttacaattacaactccaatttgatggaattttgtgggaatttcgagtttcaaaaatctgctggaggctccagaactgctcaaaacgggttgaaaccatttccaatcgatttggcatgtcgaaaatagggtatatcccaaatttcagctttcttggtcaatttggtaaaattttgattttttccctcatttttggcctgaattcgattttcaaaaattcaccaaaagtcgaaaaacgcactttagcacttgaaattttgacaggtgataaattttagcatgatctttcgatttacctttgtgaagtttgaaaaacttcatgcaagtcctatgttgaaacgcaaaatctgcgatttcagctgacctgtcaatgaaaatggccgcaattttgtaagttttgGGCGAGTTTGCTTTacaatgttccttaggatgtcccctttaaaaACCACTCTTGTGGTGTCCTCCCCAatgttcaataaaaaaattcgctcAGGGCAGCAATAgagtaaaatttgcaaaaatagaaaaattgaatcgtgaatcgcaatttttgaatcGCGAGTGCATTTGAGTCCGATTCAGAATCGGATTCACTTGAAAAGTGAATCGCtaattttgaatcggattcgATTTTTTGGGCGAATCGCGCCATTTGAatccgattcattttttttgtgaatcgccCCATCTCTGGCTAGAATACTGGTTGTACCAAAAGCCTAGCCCGCTATAAACGCTGACATCAGAACACTAGTGCCTGGTACTTCATTGGCGCCTGACTCgtgctttaaaaatttatcttcgaaaaatttgagcattattttttctaaaaaattgttcaaaaaataaaacctacGAATCCAGtatcaacataaaaaataaatgcgacTCGTCAGCCGCTACTacgaatcaaaataaaaataaaaataaaatccacgAACTCtcagttgtattttttcaaaaataaaaattacaaaaaaatcttcaaaataccTAAAACAACAGTAAAAGCTTCATCACCGGCACGAGCATTTCCTCCAGGTATCGAACTCCGTAATCGAATTGCTCCACCTCCAACACCAAGAGTacctaaaacaaaaagaaagatCAAAATGGTTACTCAGCAAAATCTCAAcgaattagaaaataaattacaaaatgatcTAAGTTTAGCAAAGTCCGAATTAAAAAACGATATCAAAACCGAATTAAAAGATGAATTAAAAACCCAAGTAAAGGAAGAACTTAAGGAGGCActaaaagaagaaataaaaatcgaaataattgcCCTGTTAAACGTAGATATTAAAAAAGACATCAAAATCTACTTCGAccaattaaaattgaatatggaagatAGCCTGGATAAAATTGAATCAGATGCACACGACAAATTTATGGGCATAGTCGAAGAAAACGTTAAATCAGTGGTTGATGGAGCTAAAATGGCTCTAAATAACACGATGAAAAACGTACAGGTTGCTACAGTTCCAGCTAGCGGatcagataaaattttcatcgacttattttacaaaaatgtggtCAATTATGAgacaaaaaataggtttttccCGCATAAGTTCTTGGCTCAATTTACAACACCGTCAGTGATCCAAAATATCGATCCGGATAATCGAAGAATGCTTCTAGCTTCGTGTGTGAAAATTGAATCGACTGCCTGGAatgaaaaagtccaaaaagcAAAGACTTTTGAAGAATTACAGGAATATTTCTTGGATGTATTTTGGGACGATAACGTGA
The sequence above is a segment of the Planococcus citri chromosome 3, ihPlaCitr1.1, whole genome shotgun sequence genome. Coding sequences within it:
- the SkpA gene encoding S-phase kinase-associated protein 1 yields the protein MPSIKLQSCDNEIFTIDFEVAKCSATIKTMVEDLGLEEGDEEIVPLPNVNSAILRKVIQWATYHKDDPPLPEDEENKEKRTDDISSWDSDFLKVDQGTLFELILAANYLDIKGLLDVTCKTVANMIKGKTPEEIRKTFNIKNDFNPAEEEQVRKENEWCEDK